The following are encoded in a window of Cyprinus carpio isolate SPL01 chromosome A13, ASM1834038v1, whole genome shotgun sequence genomic DNA:
- the calm2a gene encoding calmodulin-1, whose translation MADQLTEEQIAEFKEAFSLFDKDGDGTITTKELGTVMRSLGQNPTEAELQDMINEVDADGNGTIDFPEFLTMMARKMKDTDSEEEIREAFRVFDKDGNGYISAAELRHVMTNLGEKLTDEEVDEMIREADIDGDGQVNYEEFVQMMTAK comes from the exons ATG GCTGACCAGTTGACAGAAGAGCAGATTGCCG AATTCAAAGAGGCTTTCTCACTCTTTGACAAGGATGGCGATGGCACCATCACAACCAAAGAGCTGGGCACCGTCATGCGCTCGCTCGGACAGAACCCAACAGAGGCTGAGCTGCAAGACATGATCAATGAAGTGGATGCTGACG GAAATGGGACGATAGACTTCCCAGAGTTCCTGACCATGATGGCGAGGAAGATGAAGGACACAGACAGCGAGGAGGAGATCAGAGAAGCGTTCCGTGTCTTTGATAAG GATGGGAATGGTTACATCAGTGCAGCTGAACTGCGTCACGTCATGACAAACCTCGGAGAGAAGTTGACCGACGAAGAGGTTGATGAGATGATCAGAGAAGCAGACATTGACGGAGACGGACAGGTTAACTACGAAG AATTTGTACAGATGATGACGGCGAAATGA